Part of the Ruania alba genome is shown below.
TCGAGGGGGCCAAGGACAAGGCCAGCGACCTCGTCGAGGATGTGAAGGAGAAGGCCGGCGACGCCTTCGACGGCAACTCGACAGACACCGGCGATGCTCCGTCAGCGGGCCGGCAGGACGACGCCTGAGGGCACCAGAGCCTTGCTCTGATGGCGAACGGGGCCCGACGCGCCTAGAGTTCCTGCACCGAGAACAGGAGAGAGGAACTCGCAACGATGCGTACTCGACCTTTGGCCGCCGGAGTGATCGGGCTGGCCGTGATCGCTGCCACCGCAGCACCCGCTTCAGCTATCAGATACGGCGACGCCGACGCGGGTGACCACCCGAACGTCGGGCTGATGATCGCCTACACCGAAGATGATGCCGGCGTGCTGCAGCCACTGTGGCGCTGCTCCGGAACGATGATGGACGCCGACACCTATCTCACCGCCGGGCACTGCACCTTCGGTGCGGACGCCGTCGCGATCTGGTTCGATGACGACCTCCAGGGCGAGGAACGCCCGGACATCGTCGACCTGGATGCTGCGGACGCCACCGGGACCCCGCACTCCCATCCGGAGTACGACGACGCGCAGTTCTTCCTGCACGATGTGGGCGTGGTCGAGCTCGATGAGCCCGTCGCCTTCGATTCCTACGGCCAACTTCCCGAGCAGGGCTACTGGGACGACCAGCTCGCGATGCAGAAGCAGCACCGGGACTCCTTCGACGTGGTCGGCTACGGCCTCCAGCGCAGCCTCCCGGATCAGGGCGGTGCGACCGAACTCACCGAGGCCGAGTGGATCAAACTGCGGGCCACCGTCGACCTCAT
Proteins encoded:
- a CDS encoding S1 family peptidase, which produces MRTRPLAAGVIGLAVIAATAAPASAIRYGDADAGDHPNVGLMIAYTEDDAGVLQPLWRCSGTMMDADTYLTAGHCTFGADAVAIWFDDDLQGEERPDIVDLDAADATGTPHSHPEYDDAQFFLHDVGVVELDEPVAFDSYGQLPEQGYWDDQLAMQKQHRDSFDVVGYGLQRSLPDQGGATELTEAEWIKLRATVDLIRDDRMFGQQGAGNSVTLTNNANTGGTCSGDSGGPTFIADTDVVVGVTSYGVNATCTGIGGAYRIDQPDDLEWLSQFID